The genomic interval CGACCTATTATGGGCTTTGTGGAATTTAATGTTATTATTTCTGAACTTGAAAATGTTGAAAAATTGGCTGACAATGTTCACGGGATTACCTCTTATTTAATGACAGACTATATGAATGGGCGTTGTGATTCTTATAATCTCTTTTTCCATCATTTCGATGATAAATATATTTGTAAAATTGTTCCTCGCTTTATTACTTCTCCTTATTTTATTGGTTATAAAATCCCGCAAGTCAATGGAATTGAAGCATTAGAAGGAATTGCTGACGAGATTAGAAATCGTTTAGATAAAAAGTACTGACAGGTTTGTCAGTATTTTTTTAATACACTTAATATAAGTTTGATTTTTGTATCTTTGGTATAATAGAAATATGAAATTTATCAAGAAAAATAAATGGGCACTTCTTGCAAGTTTTTTTATTCCATTATTATTAATGGTTATCGTTCTTGCAATGACTGGGATTTATTGGGGGAGTTCACGGTCAATTTTGGCTGGGGATGCATATCATCAGTATGTCGCCATTCATTCTCTCTATCGTAATATTTTACATTCGGGCGGTTCTTCTGGTTTCTTATATACTTTTACCAGTGGTCTCGGCCTCAATCTTTATGCTTTTTCAGCTTACTACATGGGAAGTTTTCTCATGCCACTTACATTTTTCTTTGATGTAAAATCAATGCCTGATGCTTTATATTTACTGACCATACTAAAATTTGGCTTGATTGGTCTATCAGCATTTGTCAGTTTCAAAAACTTGTATCAAAAGCTTTCTAAATTGATTGTTTTGTCAATAAGTACAGCTTTCGCACTGATGAGTTTTTTAACCTCACAGCTTGAAATTACGATGTGGTTAGATGTTTTCATTCTCTTGCCTCTAATTATTTGGGGACTTCATCGCTTAATGAATGAACGAAAACGCTGGCTTTATTTCGTTAGTTTATTGATTCTATTTATCCAAAATTATTATTTTGGCTTTATGGTGGCTATTTTCTTAGTGCTCTATTTCTTGGCACGGATGACTTACGAAAAATGGTCTTGGACAAAAGTGCTTGATTTTGTGGTTTCTTCTGCTTTAGCTGGTCTGTCCAGCCTAATCATGCTCTTACCCATGTATCTTGATTTGAAGTATAATAATTCCGATGCTCTTTCAACTTTGTCAGGTGTCTTTACAGAAAATTCTCATCTTTTTGACCTTTTCGCTAAGAATTTTGTTGGCACTTATGATACTACTCAATTCAATGCCATTCCAATGATTTATGTTGGAATGATGCCTTTAGCTTTGGCTATTCTCTTCTTTTTCACTAAAAGTATTCGTCTCAGAAGTAAATTTGCCTTTCTAGGAATCATTGCTTTCTTTGTTGCTTCATTTTATCTTCAAGCTTTAGATTTACTATGGCAAGGGATGCATTCACCAAATATGTTCTTGCACCGCTATGCTTTCTTATTTAGTTTGCTTCTTGTTTTAATGGCTTTGGAAACTCTATCTCGCTGGGAGGAAATAAAGACTTGGCATATTTTGACTATTAGTCTTTTTCTAATTACAGGTTTTCTTGCTACTTTAATTTTTGGACACTATAAATATATAATGACTTCTCAAGTTATGTTGACTTTCTTGTTTGGTCTTGCTTATTTAATCTTGTCTATTAATTCTGTTAGGAAATGGATTTCAGCTCACCTATTTGTCATTATTCTCTTTGTTTTCATGACTGTTGAAGCTGGTGTTAATGCCCTTTATCAGGTTCAAGGAATACAAAAAGAGTGGAATTTTGCTAGTCGTGATTACTATAATACCCAAGTGAATTCTATAGAACCGATTGCCAATAAGGTGAATGAGCTTACTGGTTCTGGTTTTGCCAGAATGGATAACACTGTTCCTGATACAGCAAATGATGGCATGAAGTACAATTTTAATGCACTTTCCCAATTTTCATCTGTTCGTAACAGCAACGCCAGTTCAATCATGCGTCAATTAGGTTTTCACACTGACAGTACTTATTTGAATTTACGTTATCCTGGGAATACATTACTGATGGATTCGATTTTTGGAATTAAATATAATATAAGCCAAGCTCAACCTCCAAAATTTGGATTTTCACCAGTTTCCAATGCTCTCAGTAATTTGAGCAAAAACTCAAATGCGATGGGTCTTGGTGTCTTCGTTCCCAATGGATTTGAAGATGCTAAATTCACTGATAAAGCTCAAGCTAGCAGCTTTATTAATAATCAAACAGCTTTAGTTAACGCTTTGACAAAATCGAAAACTACATTCTTTACTCCATTTTACACGACCAGTGAAGAAACTGCTGATAAAATCACGGGTGCTGGCAATTCTGTTACTCTGACTCGGCCAAAAACTTCTACAGCTACTGATGTTTCAGTCACCTACGGAATTACCGTGGCGGCAAATAGTCAAATTTATTTATCTGTTCCCAATATTACTTATCTAAATAGTAATGCTGAGAATACATTGATTACTATTTCTGATGTTTCCAATCCAAAAATGACACGCTCTCTCAATAGTTATTACGTTGGTACAAATGATACTGGCTCCTTCTTGAATTTAGGAAGTTTCAGTAAGGAAACTAATCTAAAAGTGACCTTAGCATTTCCGGAAAATTCACAAGTTACTTTTGATACCACTTCATTCTGGCGTCTGGACACTGAAGCTTATCAAAAAGAAATGGCACTTCTAAAATCTCGTAGTCCTAAAACAGAAATGATTAAAAACGGGGTTCGCATGACTTATACGGAAAAAGAAAAGGGCGATATTTTCTTGACAATTCCTTATGATAAAGGCTGGTCAGCAAAAGTTGATGGAAAAAAAGTGGCTGTCAGTAAAGCTCAATCTGGTTTTATGAAAGTTAGCGTTCCTGCTGGCAGTCATCGTCTTGAACTAAAATTCTTCCCTAATGGACTAAAAGAAGGAATCATTTGCTTTATTTTAGGAATTCTGTTATTTATTGGTTACAACTATTTTACTAATAAACCTAAAAAATCTGGAGGAACAAAAAATGAAAGCTAAATCAATTGTCCCCTTTACGCTCGGAATCCTAGTTGCTGTCAGCATCCCTGTTTCCTATTCTTTAAAGACCAAACATTTTGAAGTCAATTTCAAAAAAGGTGGCTTGCTTGACCCAGAATTGTATAAAAAATAAGGCAGATTGTCTTTAAAAAATTCTGTCAGTAAATTCTAAACAAAAAACGTTGATTATTCAACGTTTTTTATTTTTGTTTTTGTCAAAAGTAAGGAATTCAAAATAACAGAAACTGATGATAAACTCATTGCTGCTGCAGCGAGCATTGGATTGAGTAATCCAAAAGCTGCAAGCGGAATGCCAATGACATTATAAACGAAAGCCCAAAAATAATTTTGCTTAATTTTGGAAATTGTTTTTTTAGCTACTTCAAAGAAAGTGGAAATTTTATGAAGCTGACCGCTAGTAACAGTCACATCACCAGCTTCCATAGCTATATCTGACCCAGTTGCCATTGCCAGCCCGACGGTTGCTGACGCTAAAGCAATAGCATCATTGATTCCATCACCAACCATCATTGAATTTGAGCTATTTTGCACAATTTCTGCTTTTTCTTCAGGTCTTAAACCACTTTTAACTTCATCTAAATGAACAAGTTTTTGAATTTTTGCTGCCGAATTTTGATTATCTCCTGTCAACATAACAGTCTTTAGACCACGTTTTTGCAAGGTCTGAATTGTCTTAAGCGCATCATCTTTGAGACTTGAACTAAAAACAGCCATCGCTAATAATTTTTCTTTATTTGCCAAATAAATGACCGTATCATCTGTTTCTGGGACTGACAGGTTTAAGTCTGTCATTAATTTATCATTGCCCGCAAAATATTCCTGACCATTAATTTTAGCAGAAAGTCCACGACCCGCAAGTTCTGATAAATCTGTCAGTTCATATAAATCACCTTGAAATTTAAGAGATTTAGCCAAAGGGTGATTAGAGTGAGCTTCTAGACTAGCCAATAATTTAAACTTATCACTTGCTAGTTTTTCTTCAATAGAATTAAAGCTGTCAGTAACTTTTTCACTTTCTGTCAGCAATTTAAAATCTGTCAGTTCAAATTCACCTGTTGTAATTGTCCC from Lactococcus lactis carries:
- a CDS encoding YfhO family protein; the protein is MKFIKKNKWALLASFFIPLLLMVIVLAMTGIYWGSSRSILAGDAYHQYVAIHSLYRNILHSGGSSGFLYTFTSGLGLNLYAFSAYYMGSFLMPLTFFFDVKSMPDALYLLTILKFGLIGLSAFVSFKNLYQKLSKLIVLSISTAFALMSFLTSQLEITMWLDVFILLPLIIWGLHRLMNERKRWLYFVSLLILFIQNYYFGFMVAIFLVLYFLARMTYEKWSWTKVLDFVVSSALAGLSSLIMLLPMYLDLKYNNSDALSTLSGVFTENSHLFDLFAKNFVGTYDTTQFNAIPMIYVGMMPLALAILFFFTKSIRLRSKFAFLGIIAFFVASFYLQALDLLWQGMHSPNMFLHRYAFLFSLLLVLMALETLSRWEEIKTWHILTISLFLITGFLATLIFGHYKYIMTSQVMLTFLFGLAYLILSINSVRKWISAHLFVIILFVFMTVEAGVNALYQVQGIQKEWNFASRDYYNTQVNSIEPIANKVNELTGSGFARMDNTVPDTANDGMKYNFNALSQFSSVRNSNASSIMRQLGFHTDSTYLNLRYPGNTLLMDSIFGIKYNISQAQPPKFGFSPVSNALSNLSKNSNAMGLGVFVPNGFEDAKFTDKAQASSFINNQTALVNALTKSKTTFFTPFYTTSEETADKITGAGNSVTLTRPKTSTATDVSVTYGITVAANSQIYLSVPNITYLNSNAENTLITISDVSNPKMTRSLNSYYVGTNDTGSFLNLGSFSKETNLKVTLAFPENSQVTFDTTSFWRLDTEAYQKEMALLKSRSPKTEMIKNGVRMTYTEKEKGDIFLTIPYDKGWSAKVDGKKVAVSKAQSGFMKVSVPAGSHRLELKFFPNGLKEGIICFILGILLFIGYNYFTNKPKKSGGTKNES